The proteins below come from a single Salinivibrio kushneri genomic window:
- a CDS encoding Na+/H+ antiporter NhaC family protein produces MNLTDFSSSALSLLPPLLALGLAIATRRVLLSLGMGIVLGTVLLTDFSFVSAGQYLLDVVTGLFFADGGLNSWNLSILGFLILLGMITALLSLSGGTRAFANWAQSRIKSKRGAKLLAAFLGVFIFVDDYFNSLAVGAVSRPVTDRFHVSRAKLAYILDSTAAPMCVITPASSWGAYIITVIGSILVAHGVTDYTALGAFVTMIPMNFYAIFALLLVFAVVWFQLDIGPMRQFEYQAKKGSRLGDESENCADICDDLGIEESDKGSVADLVAPIIMLVVATVGAMLYTGGLALAADAQAFSLLGAFENTDVGMSLLWGGLAGLAVSLVMTGKQGIAVSDIAKTLWVGAKSMFGAILILLFAWSIGHIIGDLQTGKYLSSLVEGNLPAQLLPVVLFLLAAVMAFATGTSWGTFGIMLPIAGDLAAATDIALMLPMLSAVLAGAVFGDHCSPISDTTILSSTGARCGHIDHVATQLPYAIGGAVVSTVGFMVLGFTASLLWSLMAAVFAFVALCAGLMWLKKRPCKLVG; encoded by the coding sequence ATGAACTTAACAGATTTTTCTTCATCCGCTTTATCACTACTTCCCCCTTTATTGGCACTCGGCCTCGCGATCGCCACACGACGGGTTTTATTGTCGTTGGGTATGGGGATTGTACTGGGTACCGTATTACTGACTGACTTTTCGTTTGTCTCGGCAGGGCAGTACTTGCTTGATGTGGTGACCGGTCTATTCTTTGCAGACGGTGGCTTAAATAGTTGGAATCTGAGTATTCTCGGCTTCCTTATTTTGCTGGGGATGATCACTGCACTGTTATCCTTGTCTGGTGGCACACGTGCTTTTGCTAATTGGGCGCAAAGTCGAATTAAAAGTAAGCGTGGCGCGAAACTACTGGCTGCTTTTCTTGGCGTATTTATTTTTGTCGATGATTATTTCAATAGTTTGGCGGTAGGGGCCGTTTCTCGTCCTGTGACGGATCGCTTCCACGTTTCTCGAGCGAAACTGGCTTACATTCTTGATTCCACGGCAGCCCCTATGTGTGTTATCACGCCGGCATCAAGCTGGGGGGCTTATATCATTACCGTGATTGGCTCGATTTTGGTGGCACATGGCGTGACGGATTACACGGCGCTAGGAGCATTTGTCACCATGATCCCAATGAACTTCTACGCTATTTTTGCCTTGTTGTTAGTGTTTGCGGTGGTTTGGTTTCAACTGGATATTGGCCCGATGCGTCAGTTTGAATATCAGGCGAAAAAAGGCAGCCGATTGGGCGATGAAAGTGAAAACTGCGCTGACATTTGCGACGACCTAGGGATTGAAGAAAGTGATAAAGGCAGTGTGGCTGATTTGGTCGCCCCCATTATTATGCTGGTAGTGGCGACGGTAGGTGCGATGCTATATACCGGCGGGCTGGCATTGGCAGCCGATGCTCAGGCCTTTTCTCTCCTTGGGGCCTTTGAAAATACCGATGTCGGCATGTCATTACTGTGGGGTGGACTGGCGGGTTTGGCTGTGTCCTTGGTGATGACAGGTAAACAAGGCATTGCCGTATCAGATATTGCGAAAACCCTTTGGGTAGGTGCAAAGTCTATGTTTGGCGCGATCCTCATTCTGTTATTTGCTTGGTCGATTGGTCATATTATTGGTGACTTACAAACTGGCAAATATTTGTCGTCCTTAGTTGAGGGGAACTTGCCGGCGCAACTCTTGCCTGTGGTGCTCTTCTTGTTGGCGGCAGTGATGGCCTTCGCAACCGGTACGTCGTGGGGGACGTTCGGTATTATGCTACCGATTGCGGGCGACCTAGCTGCTGCGACCGATATCGCACTGATGTTGCCGATGTTGTCGGCCGTATTAGCCGGCGCCGTATTCGGTGATCATTGCTCACCTATCTCGGATACCACTATCTTGTCTTCAACAGGTGCAAGGTGTGGGCATATTGACCACGTCGCTACTCAGCTCCCTTATGCAATTGGTGGGGCTGTTGTCTCAACCGTAGGCTTCATGGTGTTAGGCTTTACCGCGTCACTTCTTTGGTCACTGATGGCGGCCGTGTTTGCGTTCGTTGCACTATGTGCTGGGCTAATGTGGCTTAAAAAACGACCATGCAAATTGGTAGGTTAA
- a CDS encoding thymidine kinase gives MAQLYFYYSAMNAGKSTTLLQSAFNYQERGMQPLLFTAAIDNRYGVGKISSRIGLEAEAHLYDNQTPLFEHVATILAQEKVDCLLIDESQFLTKQQVLELTDVVDKLRIPVLCYGLRTDFRGELFEGSQYLLAWADKLVELKTVCHCGRKASRVIRQDSEGNAIADGDQVVIGGNERYVSVCRRHYKQMLGLL, from the coding sequence ATGGCTCAGTTATACTTTTATTATTCGGCAATGAACGCGGGTAAGTCGACCACCTTGTTACAATCGGCCTTTAACTACCAAGAACGCGGTATGCAGCCTCTATTATTCACTGCTGCGATTGATAACCGCTATGGGGTCGGAAAAATCAGTTCGCGAATTGGATTAGAAGCTGAGGCCCACCTGTATGACAATCAAACGCCACTGTTCGAGCACGTTGCGACCATCTTAGCGCAAGAGAAAGTTGACTGTTTATTGATTGATGAGAGCCAGTTTTTGACCAAACAGCAGGTGCTCGAGCTCACTGATGTGGTGGATAAGCTGCGGATCCCAGTGTTGTGCTATGGATTAAGAACAGATTTTCGTGGTGAGCTTTTTGAAGGATCACAGTACTTGCTAGCGTGGGCCGATAAGCTCGTTGAACTTAAAACCGTGTGTCACTGTGGGCGTAAAGCGAGTCGAGTCATTCGCCAAGATAGTGAAGGCAATGCCATTGCAGATGGTGATCAAGTGGTGATTGGGGGCAATGAACGTTACGTTTCTGTGTGTCGCCGGCATTACAAACAGATGCTCGGGTTACTCTAG
- the cspD gene encoding cold shock domain-containing protein CspD, translating into METGTVKWFNNAKGFGFICPVEGEGDVFAHYSTIQMDGYKTLKAGQTVNYEVQEGPKGYHASEIVPVDQEAAK; encoded by the coding sequence ATGGAAACTGGTACAGTAAAATGGTTTAACAATGCAAAAGGATTTGGCTTTATTTGTCCGGTAGAAGGAGAAGGCGATGTGTTTGCCCACTACTCTACCATCCAGATGGACGGATATAAGACACTAAAGGCGGGACAAACCGTCAATTATGAGGTTCAGGAAGGACCGAAAGGCTACCATGCCAGTGAAATTGTGCCAGTCGATCAAGAAGCGGCTAAATAG
- the clpS gene encoding ATP-dependent Clp protease adapter ClpS has translation MSNWNQWGLPDAEVESSEKTKLQPPSMYKVVLNNDDYTPMEFVIDVLQTFFAMDVDKATQVMLTVHYEGKAVCGVFTAEVAETKVAQVMMYAKEHGHPLLCTMEKA, from the coding sequence ATGAGTAATTGGAACCAGTGGGGTTTGCCTGACGCAGAGGTCGAATCGTCAGAAAAAACAAAGTTGCAGCCACCATCAATGTACAAGGTGGTGCTAAACAATGATGACTACACTCCGATGGAGTTTGTTATCGACGTGCTCCAGACGTTTTTTGCCATGGATGTGGACAAAGCGACGCAAGTCATGCTGACGGTGCACTACGAAGGAAAAGCGGTCTGTGGCGTATTTACCGCCGAGGTTGCTGAAACGAAAGTGGCACAGGTGATGATGTATGCCAAAGAGCATGGCCATCCGCTACTGTGCACGATGGAGAAAGCTTAG
- the clpA gene encoding ATP-dependent Clp protease ATP-binding subunit ClpA, which translates to MLNKELEASLNGAFARAREKRHEFMTVEHLLLALIENAAAHDALVACRADLEALGKELDAFIEQTTPLIPADDESRETQPTLSFQRVLQRAVFHVQSSGRSEVSGANVLVAIFSEQESHAAYLLKKNDVSRLDVVNYISHGTTKDEGDDLPSSDMSADESGAEAGEDRLENFATNLNQLARVGGIDPLIGRDKELERTIQVLCRRRKNNPLLVGEAGVGKTAIAEGLAWRIVEGQVPDVIKDCVIYSLDIGSLLAGTKYRGDFEKRFKSILKQLEKEDHAVLFIDEIHTIIGAGAASGGQVDAANLIKPLLSSGKLRCIGSTTYQEYGSIFEKERALARRFQKIDVIEPSIDDTTKILMGLKPKYEAHHEVRYTNKAIRAAVELSAKYINERHLPDKAIDVIDEAGARCRMAPASKRKKTVNVPDVESMIAKMARIPEKSISSSDKDVLQSLDDKLKMLVFGQDTAITALSEAIKLSRAGLGDENKPVGSFLFAGPTGVGKTEVTVQLARAMGIELQRFDMSEYMERHTVSRLIGAPPGYVGYDQGGLLTDAVIKHPYSVVLLDEIEKAHPDVFNLLLQVMDNGTLTDNNGRKADFRNVILVMTTNAGVAETVRKSIGLIQQDHSHDAMSEIKKVFSPEFRNRLDNIIWFNHLDEQVILQVVDKFIVELQAQLDAKGVSLEVTSEAKRWLAEEGYDKAMGARPMGRVIQDNLKKPLANELLFGCLVNGGTVRVVLKDNRLDFQFSDQMEPA; encoded by the coding sequence ATGCTTAACAAAGAACTTGAAGCCAGTTTGAATGGCGCGTTTGCACGTGCGCGTGAAAAACGCCACGAATTCATGACGGTGGAGCACCTGCTTCTCGCGTTAATCGAAAATGCGGCCGCGCACGATGCGCTGGTCGCGTGTCGCGCAGATTTGGAGGCGCTGGGCAAAGAACTTGATGCGTTCATTGAGCAAACCACACCGTTGATCCCTGCGGACGATGAATCGCGAGAGACGCAGCCAACGCTGAGCTTTCAGCGAGTACTCCAACGCGCTGTTTTTCATGTGCAGTCATCCGGTCGTAGCGAAGTAAGCGGTGCGAATGTGTTGGTGGCCATCTTTAGCGAACAAGAATCCCACGCCGCGTATCTGCTGAAAAAGAATGATGTCAGTCGCCTCGACGTGGTGAATTACATCTCCCACGGTACCACCAAAGACGAGGGTGATGATCTACCAAGCAGCGACATGAGCGCGGATGAATCCGGAGCAGAAGCGGGAGAGGACCGGTTAGAAAACTTCGCAACCAACCTTAATCAGCTCGCGCGTGTTGGCGGTATTGATCCGTTAATCGGCCGTGATAAAGAGCTTGAGCGCACCATCCAGGTATTGTGTCGCCGTCGCAAAAATAACCCTCTGTTGGTTGGCGAAGCAGGGGTTGGTAAAACGGCGATTGCGGAAGGCTTGGCATGGCGAATTGTGGAAGGCCAAGTGCCTGACGTGATTAAAGACTGTGTGATTTACTCGTTAGACATTGGCTCGTTGCTCGCGGGCACTAAATACCGTGGCGATTTCGAGAAGCGATTTAAGTCCATCTTAAAGCAACTTGAAAAAGAGGATCACGCGGTACTGTTTATCGATGAGATCCATACCATCATTGGCGCTGGTGCCGCGAGTGGCGGTCAGGTCGATGCCGCGAATCTCATCAAGCCACTCCTCAGTAGCGGAAAGTTACGTTGTATTGGCTCGACGACCTATCAAGAGTACGGCTCTATTTTCGAAAAAGAGCGAGCCTTGGCGCGTCGATTCCAAAAAATTGATGTGATTGAGCCATCAATTGACGATACCACCAAGATTTTGATGGGTTTGAAGCCGAAATATGAGGCTCACCACGAAGTGCGTTATACCAATAAGGCGATTCGTGCCGCGGTCGAGCTGTCGGCGAAATACATCAACGAACGTCATCTGCCAGATAAAGCGATCGATGTAATTGATGAGGCGGGTGCGCGGTGTCGTATGGCGCCAGCCAGCAAGCGCAAGAAAACGGTCAATGTCCCTGATGTTGAGAGTATGATTGCGAAAATGGCCCGTATTCCTGAGAAGTCGATTTCGTCGTCTGATAAAGACGTGCTGCAATCGCTGGATGACAAGCTCAAAATGCTGGTATTCGGTCAAGATACCGCCATCACGGCGCTGTCTGAAGCCATCAAGCTGAGCCGAGCAGGCTTAGGCGATGAGAATAAACCGGTCGGCTCCTTCTTGTTCGCGGGGCCTACCGGGGTCGGTAAAACCGAGGTCACGGTGCAGTTGGCGCGAGCCATGGGCATCGAACTGCAGCGCTTTGATATGTCAGAGTATATGGAGCGTCACACAGTGAGCCGCTTGATTGGTGCGCCCCCAGGTTATGTGGGGTATGACCAAGGCGGGTTGCTCACCGATGCGGTGATCAAACACCCATACAGCGTGGTGTTGTTGGATGAAATCGAGAAGGCACACCCAGACGTGTTCAACCTGCTGCTGCAGGTGATGGATAATGGCACCTTGACGGATAATAACGGACGTAAAGCGGACTTTCGTAACGTTATCTTGGTGATGACCACCAACGCGGGTGTCGCCGAGACGGTGCGCAAGTCGATTGGCTTGATTCAGCAAGATCACAGTCATGACGCGATGTCTGAAATTAAGAAGGTGTTTTCGCCAGAGTTCCGTAACCGCTTGGACAACATCATTTGGTTTAACCACTTGGATGAGCAGGTTATTTTGCAAGTGGTGGATAAGTTCATTGTTGAGCTACAAGCCCAACTGGACGCCAAAGGGGTGTCGCTTGAGGTGACGTCGGAGGCCAAGCGTTGGCTGGCAGAAGAAGGTTATGACAAGGCAATGGGAGCACGGCCAATGGGGCGTGTTATCCAAGATAACCTCAAAAAGCCACTCGCCAACGAGCTACTCTTTGGCTGTTTGGTCAATGGGGGAACCGTTCGTGTGGTATTGAAAGATAACCGATTGGACTTCCAATTTAGCGATCAAATGGAGCCTGCATAG
- the infA gene encoding translation initiation factor IF-1, with protein MAKEDVIEMQGTVLDTLPNTMFRVELENGHVVTAHISGKMRKHYIRILTGDKVTVEMTPYDLSKGRIVFRSR; from the coding sequence ATGGCAAAAGAAGACGTAATTGAAATGCAAGGCACCGTACTCGATACGTTGCCTAATACTATGTTCCGTGTAGAACTAGAAAACGGTCACGTGGTGACTGCCCACATTTCAGGCAAGATGCGCAAGCACTACATCCGCATCCTGACCGGCGACAAAGTCACTGTTGAAATGACCCCTTACGATTTGTCCAAAGGTCGCATCGTTTTCCGTTCGCGTTAA
- a CDS encoding arginyltransferase codes for MSVGIQVGVTPTASCQYLPRQQEQLAVVMSADYHTPARYGALLAAGFRRSGNLIYRPHCPQCQACQALRVDVTKYQPSKSQKRHRSQLQRLDIKVSEQLDENWFSLYQKYIAARHADGNMYPAKRQDFLDFVSSDWLSPRFIHLYQRDHDQLTLVAIAVTDVVDDGLSALYTFFDPDHRFSLGRVSIQAQLQLANSLGLPWLYLGYQIDACPAMRYKADYYPHQRFINQQWRAFSWPVIPQ; via the coding sequence ATGAGTGTGGGGATCCAGGTTGGCGTTACACCAACAGCATCTTGCCAATATTTACCCCGTCAGCAAGAGCAACTGGCGGTGGTGATGTCTGCCGATTATCATACCCCTGCAAGGTATGGCGCGCTCCTAGCGGCAGGTTTCCGTCGTAGCGGCAACCTCATTTATCGGCCACATTGCCCACAATGCCAGGCTTGCCAAGCACTCCGGGTTGATGTGACTAAGTACCAACCGTCTAAGAGTCAAAAACGCCACCGTAGTCAGCTTCAACGCCTCGACATCAAGGTGAGTGAACAGCTCGATGAAAACTGGTTTAGTCTCTATCAAAAGTACATCGCCGCCCGTCATGCTGATGGCAATATGTACCCGGCTAAGCGTCAAGACTTTCTCGATTTTGTTAGCAGTGACTGGCTATCACCTCGCTTTATTCACCTGTATCAGCGCGATCACGACCAGCTGACCTTGGTGGCTATCGCCGTGACCGATGTTGTCGACGATGGCTTGAGTGCACTCTATACGTTTTTCGACCCCGATCACCGCTTCTCGCTTGGACGCGTCAGTATTCAAGCACAGCTTCAGCTAGCGAACTCACTCGGATTACCTTGGCTCTACTTGGGCTATCAAATCGATGCCTGCCCTGCAATGCGCTACAAAGCGGACTATTATCCACATCAACGCTTTATCAACCAGCAGTGGCGGGCGTTTTCCTGGCCGGTTATTCCACAATAG
- the aat gene encoding leucyl/phenylalanyl-tRNA--protein transferase codes for MTLFLPPLAQDDFRFPPVDEALSHPDGLLAIGGDLSPARLMSAYRSGIFPWFGEDDPLLWWSPSERAVIQPSDFHASRSLRKAAKKSAYTITLNHAFESVIATCAAIRGSEQTWITDEMQAAYCQLHTQGDAHSVEVWQNNHLVGGLYGVAVGQVFCGESMFSKATNASKFALWQFSQYFAQQGGRYIDCQMMTPHLASLGAKTWTRDAFIAALQAHRDLPIIQGCQPTQIADWRPR; via the coding sequence ATGACCCTCTTTTTACCGCCTTTAGCGCAAGATGATTTTCGCTTTCCGCCCGTTGACGAGGCACTCTCTCACCCCGATGGCTTGCTTGCCATTGGGGGAGACCTATCACCCGCGAGATTGATGTCTGCTTATCGCAGTGGCATTTTCCCTTGGTTTGGCGAAGATGACCCTTTGCTGTGGTGGTCGCCAAGTGAAAGGGCCGTGATTCAACCCTCTGATTTCCATGCCAGTCGCAGTTTGCGTAAAGCCGCCAAAAAGTCCGCGTATACCATCACGCTTAATCACGCGTTCGAGTCGGTGATTGCTACCTGTGCGGCCATTCGCGGATCTGAACAGACCTGGATTACCGATGAGATGCAAGCCGCTTACTGCCAGCTTCATACTCAAGGCGATGCACACAGTGTCGAAGTCTGGCAGAACAATCACCTGGTCGGTGGACTCTATGGCGTTGCCGTTGGTCAGGTGTTCTGTGGCGAGTCCATGTTTTCCAAGGCTACCAATGCCTCTAAGTTTGCGCTTTGGCAATTCAGCCAATACTTTGCACAACAGGGTGGCCGTTATATTGATTGCCAAATGATGACACCACATTTAGCCTCTTTGGGCGCCAAAACCTGGACGCGTGACGCGTTTATCGCCGCGCTGCAAGCTCATCGCGACCTGCCCATTATCCAGGGCTGCCAACCGACGCAGATAGCAGATTGGAGACCACGATGA
- the cydC gene encoding heme ABC transporter ATP-binding protein/permease CydC: MRELLPYLRLYKRHWFGLSLGMVLAFATLFAAIGLLTLSGWFIAAAAVAGLAGIATFNYMLPAAGVRGFSIGRTFGRWAERVVSHNATFKLLADLRVSFFRKLAPLVPDQSLNMRDGDLLNRMVADVDAMDHVYLRLISPMVVGTLGIVAVSLFLGWFDPMLGMALGLTLLVLLIGLPILFYRLGNDQGRAQLEQNAATRIALLDWLQGHAELALFGARDRYRARIDSSEQAMLHAQANMARITGLANAVLVAATGLTLVGMIWLAADGVGGRLPGPMIAMVAFTTMASFELMMPITAAFQYLGKTLTAAKRLNAITERTPSVPFPSQGHSGPAIGTISFDNVSYQYPGAAQDAVSNISLHVTSGQTLALLGRTGCGKSTLLSLVTRAWDPTQGQITLDDVPLTQWQEPALRDAMSVVTQKVDLFNGTLRDNLALANPHASDDVLTSTLERVGLGGLLEGQGLDAWLGDGGRQLSGGERRRLGIGRGLLHPAPIMLLDEPTEGLDVQTEAEILSLLHTHCQDKTVVIITHRLVGLAHMDKICLMDAGQIIEQGTHSSLLAQNGRYAQLMNRL, translated from the coding sequence ATGCGTGAACTACTGCCCTATCTTCGCCTCTATAAACGCCACTGGTTTGGATTAAGTCTGGGTATGGTGTTGGCGTTTGCCACCTTGTTTGCCGCCATTGGGCTGTTAACGCTCTCCGGCTGGTTTATTGCCGCCGCCGCAGTCGCTGGCCTAGCTGGCATCGCCACCTTTAATTACATGCTGCCCGCCGCTGGTGTGCGTGGCTTTTCTATTGGGCGTACATTCGGGCGTTGGGCTGAACGTGTGGTCAGCCACAATGCCACCTTCAAGCTGTTGGCGGATTTGCGGGTATCCTTTTTTCGCAAGCTCGCCCCTTTAGTGCCAGACCAAAGCCTGAACATGCGTGATGGCGATTTACTCAATCGCATGGTTGCCGACGTCGATGCCATGGACCATGTTTATCTGCGACTCATTAGCCCTATGGTTGTCGGCACCCTCGGCATTGTGGCTGTGAGTCTGTTTTTAGGTTGGTTTGACCCAATGCTTGGCATGGCGCTTGGGCTGACACTACTGGTGTTATTGATTGGGCTGCCCATCCTTTTTTATCGCTTGGGTAATGATCAAGGCCGTGCTCAATTGGAGCAAAACGCAGCTACGCGCATTGCACTGCTCGATTGGTTGCAAGGACACGCCGAGCTGGCTTTATTTGGCGCACGTGACCGTTATCGCGCTCGCATCGATAGCAGTGAGCAAGCCATGCTTCACGCGCAAGCCAATATGGCGCGTATCACTGGGCTGGCCAATGCCGTGCTCGTTGCAGCAACAGGTTTAACACTGGTCGGTATGATATGGCTTGCGGCTGACGGGGTTGGTGGTCGCCTACCCGGTCCAATGATCGCCATGGTGGCTTTCACTACCATGGCAAGCTTTGAGCTGATGATGCCGATCACCGCTGCGTTCCAATACCTGGGCAAAACGCTTACCGCCGCGAAACGGCTCAATGCGATCACCGAGCGCACACCGAGTGTCCCCTTCCCCTCACAAGGACATTCTGGCCCCGCCATCGGCACCATTAGCTTTGATAACGTCAGTTACCAATACCCTGGCGCAGCACAAGACGCGGTTTCAAATATCTCGCTCCACGTGACATCGGGACAAACACTGGCACTGCTGGGTAGGACGGGGTGTGGCAAATCAACCTTATTGAGCTTGGTCACCCGAGCGTGGGATCCCACCCAAGGTCAAATTACCCTTGATGATGTGCCGCTAACACAATGGCAAGAGCCAGCGCTGCGTGACGCAATGTCCGTGGTAACGCAAAAAGTCGACCTGTTTAATGGCACATTGCGCGATAACCTTGCACTTGCCAACCCTCATGCGTCAGACGATGTTTTAACATCAACCCTAGAACGTGTTGGCTTGGGTGGGCTGCTAGAGGGTCAAGGGCTAGATGCTTGGTTGGGCGATGGCGGACGACAGCTTTCCGGTGGCGAGCGCCGCCGCTTGGGGATTGGTCGCGGGTTACTGCATCCCGCCCCTATCATGCTACTCGATGAACCCACCGAAGGGCTTGATGTGCAAACCGAGGCGGAGATCCTATCCTTACTACACACACATTGTCAGGATAAAACCGTGGTGATCATCACCCATCGCTTAGTCGGATTAGCACACATGGACAAAATATGCCTAATGGATGCAGGCCAAATTATTGAGCAAGGTACACACTCGTCGTTGCTCGCCCAGAATGGCCGCTATGCGCAACTCATGAACCGCTTGTAA